The genomic DNA AAATATCACCTTGAGCTACGCGAGTAGGAAGACCTGTACTTGGACCACCACGCATAACATTTACGATAACTAAAGGAATTTCAGCGATAAAACCAAGTCCGATTTGCTCAGCTTTTAGTGAGATTCCAGGGCCTGAACTAGCTGTCATTGCCTTAGCCCCACTCATTGCCGCACCAAGAGCAACTGAAATACCAGCTATCTCATCTTCCATTTGTATAAATTTACCGCCATTTTTTGGTAGTAAAACGCTTAATTCATGTGCAACTTCACTTGATGGAGTTATAGGATAACCACCAAAAAAATTACATCCACACTCAACTGCCGCTTTTGATACTAGCGCATTTCCTGTTGTGATTACTTCTCTCATTTGTTGTCCTTATTTAAGTTTCCTAAAGTGATTTGCTTTAACAGCAGCAGCTCTTTCTTTTGCTTCTGGAGTAACTTTTGCAAATTTAAACCCTTTCTCAGCTACATAAATAGCAAAATCAGGGCAGTGAAGCTCACAATCTCTACAACCTATACAAGATTCTGGGTGAACGACTTCGATCATCATACCTTGGACAGCATGAACATCTTCTTTCATACCCAAAACTCCTGCTGGACAGTAGCTTACGCAGATATCACAGGCTTTACACCTACTCTCATCAACCCAAACAGGTATACCGGCTGGTTGTTCTATCATAGTATTCTCCTATTTTCTTTCATTGTTTACTAGTACAAACTAAATTCAAAAATGAGTTTTTTAAAACATTTAAGAATCACAAAAACCAAAATAAAATTATCTAAACATATCTATGCTAAAGTAACTTTAATTTTTATAAATTTAACTTAAAAAAGTTGATAAAATAGACTTGCTAAATAACTAAATAAACATTTTTATTTTTTCTTAATTTTTATAGCTTATTTATAAATAGTATTAATAAATAATATAAGATTATCAATACTATTTTGCAATTTAGCTTCCTCTTCGTTGGTTAAATTTGGTTCAACTATCTCTTTTAATCCATTTTTATCAAGCTTAACCACTCTTCCAGTCGGTATCAAACTATCATCGCAAACCGAGCATACAAGCGTATTATTTGACTCATTTTTTATGCTTTGGCAGAGCTTCAAAACACCAGCTGCTGGCCCATAAAACGCTGAAGTTCCCATTAGTTCGACTATCTTAGCGCCGCTTGTTCTTGATCTATGGATAATACCTTGAATATCTTCATCGCTTAGCACGTCGCTTAGTGCCTTTTCGCCCACTTTCATGCTGCTTTTTTGACAAATCATAGAATCATTATGCATTCCCAAACATATAGCGTTACAATTCGTAACATTTGTATTTAATTGTGAGGAGATTTGGAATTTTAATCTTCCACTATCTAGTTCTCCAGCCATACCGATCACTTTATTTGGCTTAAATTTGCTAGCATTTAATGCTACATAAACCATTAGATCAAGTGGATTTGTTACGACTATTATGATTGAATTTGGTGCAAATTTAGCTATCTGGGCTGCGCTTTGCGAAACTATGCTTGCATTTGCTTTGGCTAGATCTTCTCTGCTTTGCCCGTCTTTTCTAGCAAAACCAGCAGTGATGACAACTATATCAAAATCTCTTAAAAGCTCATAATCATCGCTGCCATTTATCTTAATATCCAAATCCAAAATAGCAGCCATGTGAGATAGATCAAGTGCTTTCGCTTTAGCTAAATTCGCATTAATATCTATAAGCGCGATTTGTTCGCATACACTTTTGCAAGTAAGCAAGCTTGCACAGCTTGCTCCTACATTTCCAGCGCCGATTATTGCGATTTTCAACTTATTTCTCAAGTGCTTGGTTAAAAAATTTGCTTGGGCGCATTACAGCAGATACTAACTTATCATCGAATTTATAATATCCGCCGACTTTCATTTTGTGACCTTGAGAGCCATTTAGTTCATTTACAATCTCATCTTTACTATCATTTAAAGCTTTTGCAATTTGGCTAAATTTATCTTTTAATTCACTATTTGCAAGCTCATTTGCCCAGTAAAATGCAAGGTAGAAGTGGCTTCCGCGGTTGTCGTTTTCACCTACATTTTTGCGTGGAGAGTTGTCGTTTTTAAGATAGCTTTGGATTGCAAGGTCAAGAGTATCTGCAAGTATTTTTGCCTCTTTTTTGCCACTGACATTAGCTAGATGCTCTAAGCTTGCTCCAAGAGCTAAAAATTCGCCCAAACTATCCCATCTAAGGTGATTTTCTTCTATTAATTGTTGAGCGATTTTTGGTGCGCTTCCGCCAGCTCCTGTTTCAAATAATCCGCCGCCATTTAAAAGTGGAACGATTGAGAGCATTTTTGCACTTGTGCCAAGCTCCAAAATCGGGAATAAATCAGTCAAATAATCCCTTAAAACATTGCCAGTTAC from Campylobacter iguaniorum includes the following:
- a CDS encoding 4Fe-4S binding protein, whose translation is MIEQPAGIPVWVDESRCKACDICVSYCPAGVLGMKEDVHAVQGMMIEVVHPESCIGCRDCELHCPDFAIYVAEKGFKFAKVTPEAKERAAAVKANHFRKLK
- a CDS encoding malate dehydrogenase; the protein is MKIAIIGAGNVGASCASLLTCKSVCEQIALIDINANLAKAKALDLSHMAAILDLDIKINGSDDYELLRDFDIVVITAGFARKDGQSREDLAKANASIVSQSAAQIAKFAPNSIIIVVTNPLDLMVYVALNASKFKPNKVIGMAGELDSGRLKFQISSQLNTNVTNCNAICLGMHNDSMICQKSSMKVGEKALSDVLSDEDIQGIIHRSRTSGAKIVELMGTSAFYGPAAGVLKLCQSIKNESNNTLVCSVCDDSLIPTGRVVKLDKNGLKEIVEPNLTNEEEAKLQNSIDNLILFINTIYK